In a single window of the Pseudogemmatithrix spongiicola genome:
- a CDS encoding protein kinase domain-containing protein, with the protein MQTSEPTLPNRHVTGIPPHLADWQLPPDWRWGAGGVYTPHRYAHEVIDALGRSLALVTAPDPTHHAWLFSEARHLALRNHPSIPTTYHFWQQHPGSRRGPGYLRRWITGETVLERLRRTAERETVPFTLRMLRAIGSTLAYLHDSGGVHGAIAPGSVYFTPTGRVWLLGWQWAVPAEERPVGIAPDRAWCPYVPEWGTEWRPSPAADQWQLGALAFALLTGEVPMGAGTPPIRLARPDTPTTVADLVDQMLADKPEHRFSSIAGMLRRIERISGTSSLAFPGTDQASGEHPALSEEDRLRWATGDDYEVLAPLGQGTYGSVWRVRDLSLEREVALKMLHPTVARNATAVGRFRREAQLAAQLQHPAIVPIFAWDNKGDVNWYIMELEEEGSVADLVARSGPRPFAEIAPQVDAVLDGLAVAHHAGIIHRDLKPENILIDRYRRWRIGDFGIANALGVEKAGASGTPNFAAPEQLLGEEQGVSTDLFAVAGIVIFALTGKVPFEGGDGRAILAAQLAGRVDLSEFPDDLADWLQRALNPDPAKRFPDAETMRAAWRDVVRRVTREERRANSAFGRLLRQLGAAFRDRPRAR; encoded by the coding sequence ATGCAGACCAGCGAGCCCACGCTCCCCAACCGCCATGTGACCGGCATTCCGCCCCATCTCGCGGATTGGCAGCTGCCGCCGGATTGGCGTTGGGGCGCGGGTGGCGTGTACACGCCGCATCGGTATGCGCACGAGGTCATCGATGCCCTCGGGCGCTCGCTGGCGCTGGTGACCGCGCCGGATCCGACGCACCACGCGTGGTTGTTCAGCGAGGCGCGGCATCTCGCGCTGCGGAACCATCCCAGCATTCCCACCACGTATCACTTCTGGCAGCAGCATCCGGGCAGCCGTCGCGGGCCCGGGTACCTGCGCCGCTGGATCACGGGCGAGACGGTCCTCGAGCGGCTGCGTCGCACGGCGGAGCGCGAGACCGTGCCGTTCACGCTGCGTATGCTGCGCGCGATCGGGTCGACGCTCGCCTACCTGCATGACTCGGGCGGCGTCCACGGCGCGATCGCGCCGGGCTCCGTGTACTTCACGCCGACCGGCCGCGTGTGGCTGCTCGGCTGGCAGTGGGCGGTGCCGGCGGAGGAGCGGCCGGTGGGCATCGCGCCGGACCGTGCGTGGTGTCCGTACGTGCCCGAGTGGGGCACGGAGTGGCGGCCCAGCCCGGCGGCGGACCAATGGCAGTTGGGGGCGTTGGCATTCGCGTTGCTGACCGGCGAGGTGCCCATGGGCGCGGGCACGCCGCCGATCCGGCTCGCGCGGCCCGACACGCCCACGACCGTGGCAGATCTCGTGGACCAGATGCTGGCCGACAAGCCGGAGCACCGCTTCTCGTCGATTGCCGGCATGCTGCGGCGCATCGAACGCATCTCCGGCACCTCGTCGCTGGCATTCCCCGGCACGGACCAGGCCAGTGGCGAGCACCCCGCACTCAGCGAAGAGGATCGCCTGCGCTGGGCGACCGGCGATGACTACGAAGTCCTCGCGCCGCTGGGGCAGGGCACCTACGGCTCGGTGTGGCGCGTCCGCGATCTCTCGCTCGAGCGCGAAGTGGCGCTCAAGATGTTGCACCCCACCGTCGCACGGAACGCCACGGCCGTGGGCCGGTTCCGCCGCGAGGCGCAGTTGGCGGCGCAGCTGCAGCACCCGGCGATCGTGCCGATCTTCGCGTGGGACAACAAGGGCGACGTGAACTGGTACATCATGGAGCTGGAGGAGGAAGGCTCCGTGGCGGACCTCGTCGCGCGCAGTGGGCCGCGCCCGTTCGCCGAGATTGCGCCTCAGGTGGACGCCGTGCTCGACGGCCTCGCGGTCGCGCACCACGCGGGCATCATCCACCGCGACCTGAAGCCGGAGAACATCCTGATTGACCGGTATCGGCGCTGGCGCATCGGCGACTTCGGCATCGCGAACGCCCTTGGCGTGGAGAAGGCCGGTGCGTCGGGGACGCCGAACTTCGCGGCACCGGAGCAGCTGTTGGGCGAAGAGCAGGGGGTGTCGACGGATCTCTTCGCCGTCGCCGGCATCGTGATCTTCGCGTTGACGGGCAAGGTGCCCTTCGAAGGCGGCGACGGCCGTGCGATCCTTGCCGCGCAGCTGGCCGGGCGCGTCGACCTCTCGGAGTTCCCCGATGACCTCGCGGATTGGCTGCAGCGGGCGCTGAATCCGGATCCCGCCAAGCGCTTCCCGGATGCGGAAACCATGCGGGCGGCGTGGCGCGACGTCGTGCGGCGCGTGACGCGCGAGGAGCGGCGGGCGAACTCGGCCTTCGGGCGCCTGCTGCGGCAGCTGGGCGCCGCCTTCCGAGACCGACCGCGGGCGCGCTAG
- a CDS encoding TolC family protein, translated as MRLLLSFLLAASVSAAAHAQVAAGGTLTLEQALDIASRNNPAYQQAVLGRTRAQAQVRSAYGNFLPSADGSFSLGFREGRPQNFGGINIGATSDILSSSWNLSARSGLSWNTFNQIKRANAGLDAADADVAAARFNLRAQVTQQFLLALQTQARAAFQDTLVSQQRLQLELAQARAGVGTLTSLDVKRAEVGLGQQEVAALRARNTAEVAKLQLFQQLGVAMPAGLTLLADLPMSAPTFTAEDLMTQARAANPTLKAVQARERVAVAGLRSARGEYTPTLNFSANVSAFTQKVVDLPPTATPGQIAENRRYPFDFTRNPYSLSMGLSLPIFDGLGRESRLQEANAAREEAVYSVRRQELQLTADVTSAFVSLQAAFQAAELQARNATTAREALQLAEERYRVGASTFVDLTTARAEYERAETDRIDAVYEYHRAYAALENAVGRTLR; from the coding sequence ATGCGCCTGCTCCTGTCCTTCCTGCTCGCCGCGTCGGTCAGCGCGGCCGCCCACGCCCAAGTGGCGGCCGGCGGCACCCTGACGCTCGAACAGGCTCTCGACATCGCCTCCAGGAACAACCCTGCCTATCAGCAAGCGGTGCTGGGGCGGACCCGCGCCCAGGCGCAGGTCCGTTCGGCGTACGGCAACTTCCTGCCGAGTGCCGACGGGTCGTTCAGCCTCGGATTCCGCGAGGGCCGCCCGCAGAACTTCGGCGGCATCAACATCGGCGCCACCTCGGACATCCTCTCGTCCTCGTGGAACCTGTCGGCCCGCAGCGGGCTGTCGTGGAATACGTTCAACCAGATCAAGCGGGCCAACGCCGGCCTCGACGCGGCAGACGCCGACGTGGCCGCCGCGCGCTTCAATCTCCGCGCCCAGGTGACGCAGCAGTTCCTGCTTGCGCTGCAGACGCAGGCGCGTGCCGCGTTCCAGGACACGCTCGTATCGCAGCAGCGGCTCCAGCTGGAGCTGGCGCAGGCGCGCGCCGGCGTCGGTACCCTCACGTCCCTCGACGTCAAGCGCGCCGAAGTCGGCCTCGGCCAGCAGGAAGTGGCGGCGCTCCGCGCCCGCAACACCGCGGAGGTCGCGAAGCTCCAGTTGTTCCAGCAGCTCGGCGTGGCCATGCCGGCCGGCCTGACGCTGCTCGCGGACCTGCCGATGTCGGCCCCGACCTTCACGGCCGAGGACCTCATGACGCAGGCGCGTGCCGCCAACCCGACGCTCAAGGCCGTCCAGGCCCGCGAGCGCGTGGCGGTCGCGGGACTGCGCAGTGCCCGCGGCGAGTACACGCCGACCCTCAACTTCAGTGCCAACGTCTCGGCGTTCACGCAGAAGGTCGTGGACCTGCCGCCGACGGCGACGCCCGGCCAGATCGCCGAGAACCGCCGCTATCCGTTCGACTTCACGCGGAACCCGTACAGCCTCTCGATGGGGCTGTCGCTGCCGATCTTCGACGGGCTCGGCCGCGAGTCGCGCCTGCAGGAGGCCAACGCCGCGCGCGAAGAGGCCGTCTACAGCGTGCGCCGGCAGGAGCTGCAGCTAACGGCGGACGTGACCTCGGCGTTTGTCTCGCTACAGGCGGCCTTCCAGGCCGCCGAGCTCCAGGCGCGCAATGCGACCACGGCGCGCGAAGCGCTGCAGTTGGCCGAGGAGCGGTATCGGGTCGGGGCCAGCACCTTCGTGGACCTGACGACGGCGCGCGCCGAGTACGAGCGCGCGGAGACGGATCGCATCGACGCAGTCTATGAATACCACCGGGCGTACGCGGCGTTGGAAAACGCCGTCGGCCGCACCCTTCGCTGA
- a CDS encoding IS481 family transposase — MNIHKNARLTVAGRLAVATAVLGGQDPAAVARGAACSVRTVWKWVARFRTGGAAALADRSSRPHRLTQLPRPQRRAILRGRTRRRWSSTRIAQETGIPLSTVIHFLRRHGLQRLPRLEPPRAVRRYEMRAPGELLHVDTKKLGRIGRVGHRIHGDRRTRVRGIGWEAVHVAVDAYSRVAYAEVLPDERAATTAAFLARAIAWYAALGVRVRAVLTDNGSCYRSHAVRTLLRCDGITHKRTMPYTPRTNGKVERLIQTLLREWAYARPYPSSRVRTEWLARYLRTYNEARGHSALNYLPPMLHLAAAL; from the coding sequence GTGAACATCCACAAGAATGCACGTCTGACCGTCGCGGGGCGACTCGCCGTCGCGACCGCCGTTCTGGGCGGGCAGGATCCCGCCGCCGTCGCCCGGGGCGCGGCCTGTTCCGTCCGCACCGTCTGGAAGTGGGTCGCCCGCTTCCGCACCGGCGGCGCGGCGGCGCTCGCGGACCGCTCGTCGCGCCCGCATCGCCTCACCCAGCTCCCGCGGCCGCAGCGCCGCGCGATCCTTCGGGGCCGCACCCGGCGGCGCTGGAGCTCGACGCGCATCGCCCAGGAGACGGGCATCCCGCTCTCAACGGTGATCCACTTCCTGCGCCGCCACGGCCTGCAGCGGCTCCCTCGGCTCGAGCCGCCGCGCGCGGTGCGCCGCTACGAGATGCGGGCACCGGGCGAGCTGCTGCACGTCGACACGAAGAAGCTCGGGCGCATCGGCCGCGTGGGGCACCGCATCCACGGCGACCGCCGGACCCGCGTGCGCGGGATCGGCTGGGAGGCGGTGCACGTCGCGGTGGACGCCTACTCGCGCGTGGCCTACGCCGAGGTCCTGCCCGATGAGCGCGCGGCGACCACGGCGGCCTTCCTCGCACGGGCGATCGCGTGGTACGCGGCGCTCGGCGTGCGGGTGCGCGCCGTGCTCACCGACAACGGGAGCTGCTATCGCAGCCACGCGGTGCGCACGCTCCTCCGCTGCGACGGCATCACGCACAAGCGCACCATGCCCTACACGCCGCGCACGAACGGCAAGGTCGAGCGGCTGATCCAGACGCTCCTGCGGGAATGGGCGTACGCGCGCCCCTACCCCTCCTCGCGGGTGCGCACGGAGTGGCTCGCGCGCTACCTGCGGACGTACAATGAGGCGCGCGGACACTCAGCCCTCAACTACCTCCCCCCCATGCTGCATCTCGCTGCGGCCCTGTGA
- a CDS encoding ATP-binding protein codes for MTAASLGALRPRARAAGELWLLGACVVTIGAAWWIRSPSPELLLGLTAAVVGLAVLLLRGRRVAVGRRLAFALAALSFVVAAGWEEWQQATLRRNGEAVRAVAGQAAAEALAAAVRAEGAQLDRLADAALDVPENSQAAFLALSGLVPSAGGRALVLARNGVPVAWSGRLLLNLDSLPARKGLIATPFYLVAYAVQERGARTAVATSVIHAEPPADALVDALAERIAADAKAAGFVYAAPEAAGRVADAALLRVDSLPLLAVRAVMPSVEALQAARWERALPWVGASLAAMLLCLLAMAWRRDLGLRPRFFALAAALAVPTLLPLSVFSNLSTWFDPTFYLVRSGGPYTANAAALALTAALLLLALLTLRRARGRLMTRGQGILAVIVVAGLGPFLLRELASGVQMPVVGASVGLWLSWQITVFLASVTVLLLGVSAGQSALGRDRGLPLWSAPALAVVASVLAPLLLEAPGRFPQAYTALWAAAIVALAVTRRGRAIVISVALVAASGATTLTWFSAVRERVSLAVRDVQGLDRPDTDRAVLLDRFTEALDPMRAARTRVELLAQLAATELARAEYPTEIATWGRDGNLLAELTVGRAAGVTPGVNLVAAEAQQRQTPILSEVQGNPGLHLILALPHADGSATTVVVAPRSRLVAQDPFGAFLGFSPPPTPEPPYVLRIGEGSAADVGAPMGTRGAWARFGNELHGDWQLPSAGDMPRRLHAVVELRGVGALVTRGVLLVLVDLAVLGAIWLLIVMAEGVLQRWWRQRRRELLGSYRVRLSAALFACFLVPSLLFGLWSWRRIQADDVQARDLLVRETLRAVGASTESVDLVEAAARFETPLLLYARGTLIGTSDPLLEALAPVGLLLPPEIVLAFADREETTAGRAEVVGTASVRLGYRSATDSSGVQYVLAAPARLDDRLLDRRRNDLAVFLLFALALGALAALWASGAASRQLSRPIRELRDAALALARGSETPPLRDDPPEEFDPVFRAFRRMTSDLAESREALETAERRLAATLRSVASGVLAVDEADRLTFANPMAEQLLGVALPVGRPLPAEARALVGDRLAELRAGATDDAAFETEYRGRRLSTRLTRISPTSRRAVVTLEDVTDVTRAERVLAWGEMARQVAHEIKNPLTPMRLGMQHLRRARHDARVDFDRVLEENTTRILAEIDRLDEIARAFSRYGTAPERDLPPESVDVASVARDVLELERMGQAEIAWVAEVPDAPVLAAARARELREVLLNLLENARLAGATRVTLRVLPDDGGARLEVRDNGSGIPDALLTRIFDPHFSTRTSGSGLGLAISRRLIDGWGGSIAAAHGSEGGAVLTVRLAPPPVG; via the coding sequence ATGACTGCCGCTTCGCTGGGGGCGCTGCGGCCGCGCGCCCGCGCGGCGGGCGAGCTGTGGCTGCTGGGCGCCTGCGTGGTGACGATCGGCGCGGCGTGGTGGATCCGCTCGCCGTCGCCTGAACTGCTGCTCGGGCTCACGGCGGCGGTCGTGGGCCTCGCGGTGCTGCTGCTGCGGGGGCGCCGCGTTGCGGTGGGCCGTCGCCTGGCGTTCGCGCTCGCGGCGCTGAGCTTCGTTGTGGCTGCCGGATGGGAGGAGTGGCAGCAGGCGACCCTGCGTCGCAACGGCGAAGCGGTACGCGCGGTGGCTGGCCAGGCGGCCGCCGAAGCGCTGGCGGCCGCCGTGCGCGCGGAAGGCGCGCAGTTGGATCGGCTGGCGGACGCGGCGCTGGACGTGCCGGAGAACTCGCAGGCCGCGTTCCTCGCCCTGTCGGGTCTGGTCCCGAGCGCTGGGGGGCGCGCGCTCGTGCTGGCGCGCAACGGCGTGCCGGTGGCGTGGAGCGGTCGCCTGCTGCTCAACCTCGACTCGCTGCCGGCGCGCAAAGGGCTGATCGCAACGCCCTTCTATTTGGTGGCGTACGCGGTGCAGGAGCGCGGCGCGCGCACGGCGGTCGCGACGAGCGTCATCCACGCGGAGCCGCCGGCGGACGCGCTAGTCGACGCCTTGGCGGAGCGAATCGCGGCGGATGCCAAGGCCGCGGGCTTCGTCTACGCGGCGCCGGAGGCCGCCGGTCGAGTGGCCGACGCGGCCCTGCTGCGCGTCGACTCGTTGCCGCTGCTGGCGGTGCGTGCGGTGATGCCGTCGGTCGAGGCACTGCAGGCGGCGCGCTGGGAACGCGCGCTTCCTTGGGTCGGCGCCTCGCTCGCGGCGATGCTGCTTTGCCTTTTGGCAATGGCGTGGCGGCGAGATCTCGGCTTGCGCCCGCGGTTCTTCGCGCTGGCCGCCGCGCTTGCGGTGCCGACGCTGTTGCCGCTCAGCGTGTTCTCGAACCTCAGCACTTGGTTCGATCCGACGTTCTACCTCGTGCGCTCCGGCGGCCCCTACACGGCGAACGCCGCCGCGCTGGCGCTCACGGCAGCGCTGCTGCTGCTCGCGCTCCTGACGCTGCGTCGCGCGCGGGGGCGGCTCATGACGCGCGGGCAAGGCATCCTCGCGGTCATCGTCGTGGCGGGCCTCGGCCCCTTCCTGCTGCGGGAGCTCGCGAGCGGCGTGCAGATGCCGGTGGTCGGTGCGTCGGTAGGGCTGTGGTTGAGCTGGCAGATCACGGTGTTCCTCGCGTCGGTGACGGTGCTGCTGCTCGGCGTGAGCGCCGGCCAGAGCGCGCTGGGGCGCGATCGCGGGCTGCCGCTGTGGAGCGCGCCGGCGCTGGCGGTGGTCGCGTCGGTGCTGGCGCCATTGCTGCTGGAGGCCCCCGGCCGATTCCCGCAGGCCTACACGGCGCTGTGGGCAGCGGCCATCGTGGCCTTGGCCGTGACCCGACGCGGGCGTGCCATCGTGATTTCCGTGGCGCTCGTCGCCGCGTCGGGCGCCACGACGCTCACGTGGTTCTCGGCGGTGCGCGAGCGCGTGTCGCTGGCGGTGCGCGACGTGCAAGGCTTGGACCGTCCGGATACCGATCGGGCCGTGCTGCTCGATCGCTTCACCGAGGCGCTCGATCCGATGCGCGCCGCGCGAACGCGCGTCGAGCTGCTGGCACAGTTGGCGGCGACGGAGCTGGCCCGCGCCGAGTATCCGACGGAGATCGCGACCTGGGGCCGCGACGGCAACCTGTTGGCCGAACTGACCGTGGGTCGCGCGGCGGGCGTGACGCCGGGCGTGAATCTCGTCGCCGCGGAAGCGCAGCAGCGCCAGACGCCCATCCTATCGGAGGTGCAGGGAAATCCCGGGCTGCACCTGATCCTCGCGTTGCCGCACGCCGACGGGTCGGCGACGACGGTGGTCGTGGCCCCGCGCTCGCGGCTCGTGGCGCAGGATCCGTTCGGTGCATTCCTCGGATTCTCGCCGCCGCCGACGCCCGAGCCGCCGTACGTGCTGCGCATCGGCGAGGGCTCGGCCGCGGACGTGGGCGCGCCCATGGGCACGCGCGGCGCGTGGGCGCGGTTCGGCAACGAACTGCACGGCGACTGGCAGCTGCCCTCGGCGGGCGACATGCCGCGGCGCCTGCACGCCGTCGTCGAGCTGCGCGGCGTCGGTGCGCTCGTGACGCGTGGCGTCCTGCTCGTGCTCGTCGACCTCGCGGTGCTCGGGGCCATCTGGCTGCTCATCGTGATGGCGGAAGGCGTGTTGCAGCGCTGGTGGCGGCAACGGCGGCGCGAACTGCTGGGCAGCTACCGCGTGCGCCTTTCGGCGGCGCTGTTCGCGTGCTTCCTGGTGCCGTCGCTGCTGTTCGGCCTCTGGTCGTGGCGGCGCATCCAAGCCGATGACGTACAGGCGCGTGACTTGCTCGTGCGTGAGACGCTGCGCGCCGTCGGCGCGTCGACGGAGTCGGTGGACTTGGTGGAGGCGGCGGCGCGATTCGAGACGCCGCTGCTGCTGTACGCGCGCGGTACGCTGATCGGCACCAGCGATCCGTTGCTCGAGGCGCTGGCGCCGGTGGGCCTGCTGCTGCCTCCGGAGATCGTGCTGGCCTTCGCCGACCGCGAGGAGACGACGGCAGGTCGCGCCGAAGTCGTCGGGACGGCGTCGGTGCGACTGGGGTATCGCAGCGCGACGGATTCGTCCGGCGTGCAATACGTGCTCGCCGCGCCGGCGCGGCTCGATGACCGGCTGCTCGACCGCCGCCGCAACGACCTCGCCGTCTTCCTGCTCTTCGCATTGGCGCTGGGCGCGCTGGCCGCGCTCTGGGCCAGCGGCGCGGCGTCGCGACAGCTCTCGCGCCCGATCCGCGAACTGCGTGACGCCGCCCTGGCGCTGGCGCGCGGCAGTGAGACGCCGCCGCTGCGCGACGATCCGCCCGAAGAGTTCGACCCGGTGTTCCGCGCGTTCCGGCGCATGACGAGCGACCTCGCCGAGAGCCGCGAGGCGCTGGAGACCGCGGAACGCCGCCTGGCGGCGACGTTGCGCAGCGTCGCGTCGGGCGTGCTCGCGGTCGACGAAGCCGATCGGCTGACGTTCGCGAACCCGATGGCCGAGCAGTTGCTCGGCGTGGCGCTACCGGTCGGCCGGCCGCTGCCCGCGGAGGCGCGTGCGTTGGTGGGTGACCGCCTCGCCGAGCTGCGCGCGGGCGCGACGGACGATGCGGCGTTCGAGACGGAGTATCGCGGGCGCCGGCTCAGCACCCGGCTGACGCGGATCTCGCCGACCTCGCGCCGCGCCGTGGTCACGCTCGAGGACGTCACCGACGTGACGCGCGCCGAGCGCGTGCTCGCGTGGGGTGAGATGGCGCGGCAGGTCGCGCATGAGATCAAGAACCCCCTGACGCCGATGCGCCTCGGCATGCAGCACCTGCGGCGCGCGCGGCACGATGCGCGCGTGGACTTCGATCGGGTGCTGGAGGAGAACACGACGCGCATCCTGGCGGAGATCGACCGCCTCGATGAGATCGCGCGCGCGTTCAGCCGCTACGGAACGGCGCCCGAGCGGGATCTCCCGCCGGAGTCGGTGGATGTCGCGTCGGTCGCGCGGGATGTGCTGGAGCTGGAGCGCATGGGCCAGGCGGAGATCGCGTGGGTGGCCGAGGTGCCGGACGCGCCGGTGCTGGCGGCGGCGCGGGCCCGCGAGTTGCGGGAAGTGCTGCTCAACCTGCTGGAGAACGCGCGGTTGGCGGGCGCGACGCGGGTCACCCTGCGCGTGCTGCCGGACGACGGCGGCGCACGCCTCGAGGTTCGGGACAACGGCAGCGGCATCCCCGACGCGCTGCTCACGCGCATCTTCGATCCGCATTTCTCGACGCGCACCAGCGGCAGCGGCCTAGGCCTCGCCATCAGTCGGCGGTTGATCGATGGCTGGGGCGGCAGCATCGCGGCGGCGCACGGTTCGGAAGGCGGGGCCGTCCTGACGGTGCGGTTAGCTCCCCCGCCAGTGGGGTGA